Sequence from the Piscinibacter sp. HJYY11 genome:
CCAGCTGGGCGGCCTGCATGCCGGCCATCAGGTCCCGGCCGGCGGCGAGCTCGCGGTAGAGGCGGTTCATGAGCAGGTCGGTGGAGTCGTCGGCCACCGGCCAGAGCGAGGCGACGATGCTGTTGGCGCCGGCCGAGAGCAGCGAGCGGGTGAAGCCGATGATCTCGTCGCCGCGCGCCACGCGGCCGAGGCCGCTCTCGCAGGCCGAGAGGGTGATGAGGCGCACGCCGCGCAGGTCGAGGCCGTAGATCTCGCGCGCTTCGAGCAGGCCGGGCTCGGTGGCAGTGCTGGCGAAGAGGATGCGCGAGAAGAGCGGGTCCACGTCGTCGAGCTCGGCGTGGGCCGCGATGTGGACCATGTTGTGGCGGCCGGCGCTGGCCTTGAAGCGGTCTTTCGTCGCGTCTTGTTTCAGGAAGATCTCGCTGCCGGTGAAGAGCTTGGCCACCTGCTGCACCTCGCGCTCGGCGCCGGGCAGCGGCACGTTTTTGTCGGTGCTCGGGTTGCCGAAGCCCAGCAGCTGCGGCGCCGGCACGCTGCCGCGGGCGAGCAGCCGCGCGCCCACGGCGGCCGAGGGCCAGACGTTCAGCGCGCTGCGTTCGATGAGGTAGCTGCGCCCGTCGTGCAGGGCCTGGAAGGGCAGGTAGTGCAGCGGGCCGTGCGGCACGACGAAAAGGCGTTGCGCGGGCGCGAGGTCGAGGTCGGCGAGCAGCAGCTTGTAGAGGCTGGCCGCGAGCGTGGTGGTGTCGCGGCGGCGCTCGATCACGCTGCTGCGGAAGTTCTCGACCTGCGGCGCGAGCCCGGCCTGGCCCTGCGCGATGACGGCGGCCGAGAGGCCGGTGCGGGTGACGAGCCAGACGATGCTGCGCTGGTCGAGCACGTGGAACTGGAGCACTGCTTCGCCGACGGCCAGACTCTTCTGCAGCTCGGGGAGCGTGATGCGCTGCTCGGCCAGCGTGTCGGCCGCACGGTCGCGCACGGCGTCGAGCAGCTGCCGCGAACGCGAGGCTTCCGACAGCACCCACGCGGCCTCGAATTCGCGCTGGGTGATGGCGAGGTCGAGCGCGGTGTCGAAGACCTTCTGCACGTCGCCGAAGAGGCCGGTCTTGAACTCGTCGCTCTGGAACTTGCCGCGCAACTGCTCGGCGATGGCCACCGTGTCGAGGTAGGCCTTGAGCGCGGCGGGCTTGTTGCCGCGCTGCAGCTCGACCCGGCCCAGGCCTTCGTTGGCCCACAGGCGGTGGTAGAGCGCAT
This genomic interval carries:
- a CDS encoding CHAT domain-containing protein, which codes for MRTLHRTIFLAAALALGALAAQAQDGLAPASTLARDALARHRDANGILALSAEGRALYERDVIKLDGYSYCGRSVALAEQGEFRQSIRAAAKALHLGTTQDNEDLRSLAQRDLAIAYSYAGLLDEAEKFANGALALKPKNPQQAHAPSHKVLGDVAARRGRYGDAADHYRRSQALASERFRPLVLVSLANAYTAAGRPTEALQQLDTLPRPEADKLGAFYLRSRANALLAAGVADQAHALFQRISSEASGADALYHRLWANEGLGRVELQRGNKPAALKAYLDTVAIAEQLRGKFQSDEFKTGLFGDVQKVFDTALDLAITQREFEAAWVLSEASRSRQLLDAVRDRAADTLAEQRITLPELQKSLAVGEAVLQFHVLDQRSIVWLVTRTGLSAAVIAQGQAGLAPQVENFRSSVIERRRDTTTLAASLYKLLLADLDLAPAQRLFVVPHGPLHYLPFQALHDGRSYLIERSALNVWPSAAVGARLLARGSVPAPQLLGFGNPSTDKNVPLPGAEREVQQVAKLFTGSEIFLKQDATKDRFKASAGRHNMVHIAAHAELDDVDPLFSRILFASTATEPGLLEAREIYGLDLRGVRLITLSACESGLGRVARGDEIIGFTRSLLSAGANSIVASLWPVADDSTDLLMNRLYRELAAGRDLMAGMQAAQLEVQKNRRYAHPFFWAPFNVIGNGRLLVAGEAAR